The following nucleotide sequence is from Dyella sp. BiH032.
CCGTGGTCTGCGCGAGGAGCTTGTGGCGCTGCGCACTTCCCAGGCGCACGATCCCCACAGCGAACCGCCGCCGCCGCATTACTGATCAATCTCCACTACCCGTACAGCAAGACAGGTTCATCGACATGGCCGAATCCCTGCGCGATCAGCTGCTCAAGAGCGGCATCGTCAAACAGGTCCGTGATGAGAAGCGGCAGTCCCAGCCGCCCGCCGGAAAGCCCACGAACAAAGGCGGCAAGCCGAAGCCACAGCCGCAGCCGGGGCGGAAGCCGCGCGATGGCGAGATCGATCTGGCCAAGGCATACGCCATCCGCGCACAGTCGGAGGCCAGCGAGCGGCGTCAGGCCGAGCAGGAGGCTGCCGAGCAGGCGCGCCTCAAGCGGGAGCGCAAGCAGAAGATCCAGCAGCTGCTGCAAGGGCAGGCACTGAACAAGAACGATGCCGAGCATCCGCGCCATTTCGAGTACGGAGGCAAGATCCGCCGCGTCTACCTGGATCAGGCCCAACTGGCGGCCGTGAATGCCGGCGAGTTGGGCATCGTGCAGCAGAATGGCCGCTACACGGTCGTCACCCGCGCGATCGCCGAGCAGGTACGGGAGATCGATCCGCACCAGCTTGCGCTACTGGTCGACCCGAACGCGGGCGGCGTGGGCGAGGATGGCGTGCCCGACGATCTGGTGTGGTGACGCGCACTCCCACCGCATGACCAAAAAAAGGCCGGCATCGCTGCCGGCCTTTTTCTTATGAGGCTACGCGTCAGGCTTCGGGCGGTTGCGCAAGGACCGGCAGATCCCAGCCTTGCTTGGGAGCGAAGCGTTCGCCGTGACGCTGGGCCAGGTGTTCCAGTTTGCCCTTGATCACGCTCACGCCTTCGCTGCGGACGTACTGGATCGGGCCGCCGCGGAACGGCGCGAAGCCGGTGCCGAAGATCACGCCGGCATCGAGCAGGTCGGGATCGTCCACCACGCCGTCGGCAAGGCACGCGACCGCTTCGTTGACCATAGGCAGCAGCATGCGGTCCTGCAGGTCGGCCGGAACTGCATAGTCCGGATCCACTTCGGGCTTCTGCGGCTTGCCTTCCTGCCACACGTAGAAACCTTGCCCGTCCTTCTTTCCGCGCTTGCCTGCAGCGAGCTTGTCCTCGATGCCGGGCGGCAATTCCAGGCCCAGGAACGGCGCCAGTTCCTTGCCGACCGATGCGCAGACGTCCAGCCCCACGGTATCGGCCAGTTCGATCGGGCCCATCGGCATGCCGAACTTCTTGGCTTCCTTGTCGAGCACGGGCCCGGGCACGCCCTCGTTGTAAAGGCGCATGGCCTCGAGCAGATACGGCATCAGGATACGGTTCACCAGGAATCCGGGCGTTCCTTTCACCGCTATCGGCAGCTTGCCGATGGCCTTGCAGAAGGCGAGGGCGCGTTTTTCCACGGCCGGATCGAGGCCGTCATGGCGGACCACCTCCACCAAGGGCATCTGCGCCACCGGATTGAAGAAGTGCAGGCCCAGGAAGCGCTGCGGCGCCTTCAGGCCCTGGCGCAATTCGTCCAGCGGGATGCTGGAGGTATTGGTGGCGAGGATTTCGTCGGCCTGGAACTGAGGCTCGATGATGGCGTACAGAGCCTTCTTCGCTTCCGGGTTCTCGAAGATGGCCTCGATGGCGAGGTCGGCCTGTGCCACGCCTTTGCCCTCGACGTCAGCGCGCAGGCGGCGGGCGGTCTCTTCGACTTTCTCGGCGGTCTTGAGTTTCTTCTCGTACAACTGCCGTGCGCGGTCCTGGGCGGGCTGGATGAACTTCATCTCGCGGTCCTGCAGGGTCACCTGGAAACCCTTGAACGCTGCCCATGCGGCAATGTCGCCGCCCATCACGCCGGCGCCCACCACGTGGACGTGCTCGATGCCGTGTTCGACACCGCCACCCTGGCCTTTCAGGCGTTCCTGCAGCAGGAAGATGCGGATCAGGTTGCGCGCGGTGCTGGTCTCGGCCAGCTTGGCCACGGAGCGAGCCTCGAGCTTCAGTCGCTGCTGGATGCTGCTGCCGCCGCGCTGCCAGACATTGATGAGCGCGAACGGCGCCGGGTAATGCTCCTTGCGTACCTTGGCCGCGGTCTGCTTGATCACCATCGGCGCGAGGATCTGGCGCGCGGGCCAGGTATTGGTGGCCCAGGCTTTCAGACGCTGGGCCAGGGGACGCACGTGCGGCCGGCGCAGCAGCGCGCGCGCCTCGGCAAGCAATTCACTGGGCGGCGCGAGACGGTCCACCACGCCGAGCGAGGCGGCGCGCCTGGCCGACAGGGCTTTGCCCGTCAGCATCAGTGGTAGGGCGTCGGGCGCACCGATCAGACGGGGCAGGCGCGCCGTGCCACCCCAGCCCGGATGGATGCCCAGCATCACCTCCGGCAGGCCGATCCGGGTCTTCTCGTCATCCGCGGCAATGCGCTGGCGGCAAGCCAGGACCAGCTCCGTGCCGCCGCCCATGCAGGCGCCATGCACGGCGGCCACGGTGGGGCAGGGCAGGCGGGCGAGGGACTCGAAGACCCGCTGGCCGTTCTCGATGTTCTGCAGGACTGTGCCTTGACGGGCGTACTCGACGAACTCCTTGATGTCCGCCCCCACCGCGAACCCGCCAGGCTTGGCCGAATGGATCAGCACGCCGGCCGGCTTCTCGATCGAAAGGCGCTCCACGATCTGTCCGAGCTCGTCGAGCACCTCGCGCGAAAGCGCGTTGACGCTGCTGTTGGCCCGGTCGAGCGTCAGGGTGACGATGCCGCTGTCATCCAGGCTCGTCTTCCAGTGGTTGAAGCGCAATCCTTCGAACATGGGTCTGGTCCAGCATGGAAAGGCTCGAACCATACCCTCCCGTAGCGAGGATTGCGAGATGGCCGGCGGAGCTCCCGGATCGCATGAAAATGGCGTAAAAGAGCGGCCTGTGCGCTGACGCAAGGAACGGGGCCGCGATTCCAGCGAGCCTGTCCAGGACGCTAGGCGAAGCCATCGGGACCGCGTAACTTACTCCCCAGATGAATACGTCCATTGCCGCTCCTTCCGTCCAGCAGGGCGCCGATGTCCTCGAGCGCATCCTGGGCGCGCGCGGCTGCCTGGTCGCGCTGGAAGACGTCGACAGCGAGGCCTTGATCGGGCAGTTCCGGACCCTGGTCCGGCGTACGGGCCAGACCGTTTATCTGTGGAGCCCGGAGGAAGGGCTGGGGAATCTGCGCGAGGAGCATGCGGACAAGGCGCTTCATCCGCGCCTCGGCCATGTGTTGCGCTACATCCAGCAGAGCAACCATTTCGGCATCTATCTGCTGCG
It contains:
- a CDS encoding DUF2058 family protein, with protein sequence MAESLRDQLLKSGIVKQVRDEKRQSQPPAGKPTNKGGKPKPQPQPGRKPRDGEIDLAKAYAIRAQSEASERRQAEQEAAEQARLKRERKQKIQQLLQGQALNKNDAEHPRHFEYGGKIRRVYLDQAQLAAVNAGELGIVQQNGRYTVVTRAIAEQVREIDPHQLALLVDPNAGGVGEDGVPDDLVW
- a CDS encoding 3-hydroxyacyl-CoA dehydrogenase NAD-binding domain-containing protein, coding for MFEGLRFNHWKTSLDDSGIVTLTLDRANSSVNALSREVLDELGQIVERLSIEKPAGVLIHSAKPGGFAVGADIKEFVEYARQGTVLQNIENGQRVFESLARLPCPTVAAVHGACMGGGTELVLACRQRIAADDEKTRIGLPEVMLGIHPGWGGTARLPRLIGAPDALPLMLTGKALSARRAASLGVVDRLAPPSELLAEARALLRRPHVRPLAQRLKAWATNTWPARQILAPMVIKQTAAKVRKEHYPAPFALINVWQRGGSSIQQRLKLEARSVAKLAETSTARNLIRIFLLQERLKGQGGGVEHGIEHVHVVGAGVMGGDIAAWAAFKGFQVTLQDREMKFIQPAQDRARQLYEKKLKTAEKVEETARRLRADVEGKGVAQADLAIEAIFENPEAKKALYAIIEPQFQADEILATNTSSIPLDELRQGLKAPQRFLGLHFFNPVAQMPLVEVVRHDGLDPAVEKRALAFCKAIGKLPIAVKGTPGFLVNRILMPYLLEAMRLYNEGVPGPVLDKEAKKFGMPMGPIELADTVGLDVCASVGKELAPFLGLELPPGIEDKLAAGKRGKKDGQGFYVWQEGKPQKPEVDPDYAVPADLQDRMLLPMVNEAVACLADGVVDDPDLLDAGVIFGTGFAPFRGGPIQYVRSEGVSVIKGKLEHLAQRHGERFAPKQGWDLPVLAQPPEA